The DNA sequence CTTATGGGTAATAGCCCACTTTTATGAAAAAAAGACCAATAAAAAGACTATTGGCCCAAAAATCATTCATGTCGTTACTTAATACCTGAACTAAAATGTCCCTTAAACGGAATTTGAATTGTATCTTTTTTTATTTCTGATGCTGTTACTTTCCACGTGTGTTCAGATTCATCTCTTCGAATGACAGCAAAATGTTTTTTGTTGGTAGAGTAGACCTTATAGCCTTTTTGGATGACATCATTTATAAAAAAATAATCCTCTGCATACGTTCGGTCTCGAAAGTTTACTTGTTTCCACACATCTTTTTTGAAAAACAAAGTTGCTCCAGCAACCTTATCTGTATAACCTTCACCTTCCCAATTCAAGCAGTGGAGGGCATTCTCATTTTGGAAGTAAATATAAAAAACACTTTTTCCAACGATCGCTATTCTCTCATCTCTTTTCATTGCCTCAAATGCCTGGGTTAAATAGCGTGCTCCATAATAGTCGTCATCATCAAATTTTGCAATATACTTATTTTTAGCCTTTTTTATTGCATAATTTAAACAATATCCAAGTGATTTTGCTTCATCTACTCGGTAAACTTTCACATTCTTATTTTGTTTCGCTCGTTTCTCCCAAAGTTTCCTATCCATATCATTTTTATTTAAAATGATAATAAGCTCTTTCTCTTTCCAATCTTGTCGGTCAAAGTTCTCAAAGATATTATTAATACAACTGTCTCTTACTGTACTCGTAATTACCGAAATCAAATCGTTTTACCCTCCTAACTTAAAAAGTTTTTGCTCAAACAAATGTATAAAATGGTTATATTTTTCTCTTTCTTTAATTTGTAGAAGGTCTTGTTTAATCTCTTCTTGTTTTTCTTTCGTAATTCCAGCCTCTCTTAAGACGATATTCCTATCTTTCTTCTCTATGAGTAGCTTAGGTATCACTGTAATTATCTGTGTAAATGCTCCTTTAACAGCTTTGTGTTCATTTGGATGGTTCTCACATAACCTTTCATACTGGGTTAAGACATTATTAATATCATGTAAGTCTATTAATTCAATGAGTTCAAGACCTAATACCAAAACATTTACATCTGGATGTTTTTTTGTAAACAAATAATAATTAAATATAGCTTCGTCTCTTTTACTTTCTCCAATAGGGTGTTCTTGATGGTAAGAGTAACCTCTTGGGTTAACAATAAAGGTGGCACCAGCTTTATAGAACCGATAACCTAATTCCCAATCCTCATACCCATACAAAACAAATTCTTCATCTAGCAACCCAACTTCCTTAAAAAAGTCTCTCTTAACAGAAACGTTTCCTGTCAAAAAACCCATCCATGGAAATTTAAAACTAGTTAATCCTTCACCGTATTTCCATACAATTTGGTTTGCATAATACCGATCCTTTAAGGACATTACATTATACTTTTGTGTTAAAATATCTTCTTTAGCAACTAAGCTAAACCATTTTTTTCGCTTGGTATATTCGTTTGATTCAAATTCTGTAAATCTTTGTTCGAACACTGGGTCTGCCTTAGCTAATTCCTTTACTGTTCCAAGTTGGTCTGTTGAGAACTGAGGATAGATTACGGTATACGAATTTCTAAGGTGAAACCCACCTGTTACTATAGCCCTGTCATGCTTCATATGTTCTTCAACATGACTTTTGATAAAATCAGGTGGAACAATCATCTCTGCATCAATTAAAACTATGATTTTCCCCTTAGACAATTTAATTCCAGTATTCCTAGCTTTTGCTCTACCTAAGTTTTTGAAACAACGAACATATCGAAAAGGATATGGTACCTTTAATTTACTTATTACCTTAAACGTTTCATCACTGGAAGCATCATCAACAAAAACAACTTCAAGCTTTTTCAAGTCTATAGTTTGTGATTCTAAAGAATATAAGGATAATAGGTTTAACGGATATTTGTTAAATGATGGAATGATTAAAGATACCTCAATAGTATCTTTTTCTTGTATCCAGAGTTTATTTACAATTTGTTGATATTTTTTAGGTTTATGTCTATGAAATCTCATCTATTTCCTCCCATATAGTCAGCTTAGTAGCATTCTATTATCAAAGTGAGTAGATTGTTCATTTAACGAGAGGAATCAGGCAATAAATGAAGCGATAACCTAGTAATCACTTTCAATACCTTTGATTATGGCGAGGATAGCCATATTATTGAGTCATCGCAAAATAAGTAGGCTGTTCAAATTGAACAGCCTACTTGAATAATTTTCCTTTAGTAAGGACCTTCTTCTTCTTGGAATTGGAATTGTGCTTGGAATTGGTCTTGGTCTTGGAATGCATCTGCTAATGCTTTTGCTGCTGCCTTTGAAAAGGCTGATGCTTCTACAAAAACGTATGAGTTACCACTTTTAACAACGTTTGCTGATACACCATCTGCTGCCGGACGTCGTACTGGACGATGAACTGGGCGTTTATGATTATTCATATCTTTTTCACCTCCTTTCACAGAGGATACTTTATCCTATGAAGTTGTACTTTCGTAATCAACGGCACTATGCCTGAATCATACACACATTTCTCTTTGTTCTAGTAA is a window from the Bacillus alkalicellulosilyticus genome containing:
- a CDS encoding glycosyltransferase, whose product is MISVITSTVRDSCINNIFENFDRQDWKEKELIIILNKNDMDRKLWEKRAKQNKNVKVYRVDEAKSLGYCLNYAIKKAKNKYIAKFDDDDYYGARYLTQAFEAMKRDERIAIVGKSVFYIYFQNENALHCLNWEGEGYTDKVAGATLFFKKDVWKQVNFRDRTYAEDYFFINDVIQKGYKVYSTNKKHFAVIRRDESEHTWKVTASEIKKDTIQIPFKGHFSSGIK
- a CDS encoding glycosyltransferase family 2 protein; the protein is MRFHRHKPKKYQQIVNKLWIQEKDTIEVSLIIPSFNKYPLNLLSLYSLESQTIDLKKLEVVFVDDASSDETFKVISKLKVPYPFRYVRCFKNLGRAKARNTGIKLSKGKIIVLIDAEMIVPPDFIKSHVEEHMKHDRAIVTGGFHLRNSYTVIYPQFSTDQLGTVKELAKADPVFEQRFTEFESNEYTKRKKWFSLVAKEDILTQKYNVMSLKDRYYANQIVWKYGEGLTSFKFPWMGFLTGNVSVKRDFFKEVGLLDEEFVLYGYEDWELGYRFYKAGATFIVNPRGYSYHQEHPIGESKRDEAIFNYYLFTKKHPDVNVLVLGLELIELIDLHDINNVLTQYERLCENHPNEHKAVKGAFTQIITVIPKLLIEKKDRNIVLREAGITKEKQEEIKQDLLQIKEREKYNHFIHLFEQKLFKLGG